The DNA region GCTGCTGACGGTCGCTGTCTCGCTGGCGTTGCTGACGGCGAGCCATTTCTATCCTGGCCTCAATGTGTGGGCCGCTTCGCTGGTCGGCGCCATCGACTTCGAGAACCTCATCCTGCACGGCCTGCTCTCGGTGCTGCTGTTCGCGGGGGCGTTTCTGCTGGACCTGGACGCGCTGCGCAGGGAGAGCGCCGCCGTCGCGCTGCTCTCGGTCGGCGGCACCGCGGCATCGACCATCGCCACCGCCGCCATCCTCTTCTGGGCGCTTCCGCTGGTGGGCGTGCCCGCTCCGTGGATCGAGTGCCTGCTCTTCGGCGCGCTGATCTCGCCAACCGACCCGATCGCCGTGCTCGAGATGCTGAAGCGTGTTGGCGTACCCAGCAATATCCAGGCGCAGCTCGCCGGCGAGTCGCTGTTCAACGACGGCGTAGGCGCGGTCATCTTCCTTGCCCTGCTCGACGCCTCGCGCGGCGCCGCACCCACGCCCGCTCACTTCTTTGGCCTGCTGGCCCTCGAGGCCGGTGGCGGACTCGCGCTGGGCGTTGCGCTCGCCTGGGTGACCTCGCAACTGATGCGCTGGACCGACGCCTACCAGGTGGAGATTCTGCTGACGATCGCGCTGGCCACCGGAGGCTACGCACTGGCCGACCGCTGGCACCTCTCCGCGCCTCTGGCCGCGGTCGCGGCGGGAATCGCGCTGCGCCGCTTCAACGCCACGCATCCGCACACTACCATTGCGCACCAGAGCATCGACACCTTCTGGGAGGTGATCGACGAGGTCCAGAACGCGATCCTGTTTGTCCTGCTCGGCTTCGAGATTCTCGCCATCCCCTTCTCGCGCGTGCCTCTGCGGACGGGGGCTCTGGCTGTAGCCACCGTGACGCTGGTACGGCTGGGAGTGGTCGCGGGATTGATCGCGCTTCTGCGGATTGCACGGCGCGGCTACCGAAGCTCGGTCCGCATCCTGAGCTGGGGCGGTCTGCGCGGCGGGTTGTCGCTGGCGCTCGCTCTCGCCGTGCCGCACGACCATGGACGCACATGGATCCTGGTGGCGACGTACTCCGTCGTCCTCTTCTCCATCGTCGTGCAGGGAGGGTCAATGGATGTGGTTTTGAAGCGGCTTCTATCAGATGCGACCGACCGGCATCGCTGAGGAGCTTAGCAGTTCTGATACTTCCAGTTGCGCTGCTTGCCTTCGGCGATCCACTCGACGGCCTGGACGACGCGCTTCTCTTTGGTCTCAACACGTTTGGCTTCGCTGATCCAGTCGGTGTACTCGCGCTGACAGGAGGGGCTGAAGTCGCTCCAGACTTTTTGTGCGGCTTTGTTCTTCTTTAGAGCGGCGGCAAGTTCGGCGGGAACCTCGGGGGCTGGCTTTGCGGCCTTGCGCGGGCGCTGCATGGTTTTGGCGCCGTCGTCGATGAGGGCTGCGGCTTGTTTGATGTAGCCGATGAGCACCTTGTTGGGCGGGAGGTCCTTGACGCTGGTGAGCTTGCCGAGCGAGCCCATGCCGTCGCCGTCGAAGCCATCTTTCTTGAGCTGTTCACGCATGGCGGCGCCGAAGAGGCCGAAGCCGCAGTGCGCCTTGAAGGCTGCGATGCCACCGAACATCTGTCCCTTGTAGGTAAAGAAGGGCATGGACCACTTGATGCTTTCTTCGATGTCGGGAACAGTCCTGTGGACGAGCTCGCGGAGGTGCTCGAGAATGGGCTGCGCGAAGGTCGCGGACCGGTTGATGTAGGCGTCAACGCGGGGGTCGAAGTTGCCGGCTCTCATGCGAAGAAGCTTAGCAGCATTTACCAGTGGACTTTGGTGGGTGTTAGAGGTTTCCCCCGAAATAAGATTCTCACGGCCGTTTGTCGAAGCTGCTCTGGCCGTTCGTCGACCCCGGACCTCGCTCGAATGTCCGCTTCTGTGTTGGTTAGGGGATGGGTTCGACGGTGGCCTGGATCTCGATGCGGCGGGTGGTTCCGGAGATGTCGAGGGAGCCGATGGTGAGAGGCTTGCCGGGGGTGAGGATGGCGCTGCCTTCGAAAACAGACTGGCGGAGGACGGGGTCCTGGAGTGCGGCGGCGACAGAACGGTCTTCGAGAACGCTCGACTGGCCGACCTTGGTCTTGAGCCGGAGAGAGTTGAGGGAGTCGTCGAGGGTGGCTTCAAAGTCCATGCCCACGTCGAGGTAGGTGACCTGCTGGTTGGTGGTGGAGGTTTTGTCGACATATGCGCCGGTATAGATAGGGACTTTGTTGCCCTGCTTGAGGACGGCACGCTGGCCGGGGACGAGGACCATGCTGTAGTGCTGGTCGCCGATGCGTTTGGAGCCATCGAGGTCGATGAGGGTGTAGGTGAGGCGGTAGGTCTTGGATGGTTTATCGAGTTCGGTAATGATCCTTTGGGCCAGGGCGATCTGGTCGTCGGGGCCGGCGATGAGGATAGTGTTGCTCGAAGGAGATAGTGTGACCTTCACGCGCGGATCGACGATGTTACGGATACTGACGAGGATCTCATTCTGCATCTGCTGAGTGGTGGTGCTGGAGAGATGAAAGATGTGTACAGACGTGTAGGACATTGGTCCTGTATATGGGTGAGGCTGGCCGGTGGGAGGAGGTGGCGTTGTCTGTGCTGCGGCGGCCGGAGAGCCTGACGACTCTGGGGTCTGCGCAGAAGCGGCGAACGTAGAGGCGAGGGCGAGAGTTGCGAGCAGACGAAGTGTGCGGGCGGGTGTCATTCACTTTCTCCGGTGAGAATCTCTGGTGGTGTAAAGAAGGCCTGAAAATCTGCGGCTTCCTTCTGTTCTTTAGCGGCAGTATGTTCGTTGCTGATCTGTGCGAGGTCTTCGGTGCGACCGTGGCTGGTGTAGCGAAGGAGGATGCGCTCCTGGTCGGTGATAGGGATGGGAGGGGCGGGGTGGCTTAGCTGTGCGTCTTCGGCTGGTTCTGTTGCTTCAGCGGGTTGTGGTTGTGTCAGCTTTACATTTGCGTGTGCTGTTGTGGTGCTGTGTGGTGTGGTGTGGATGATTGTGGTGACGGGTTGTGCCGGTGCGGGAGTGGTGTGAGTGGTGGTTGCTGTCGTTGGCGAAGTTGTGCGGCGGTGTGAGGTGAAGGTGAAGATGGCGGCGATGACCAGTGCGGCGATGGCTGCAGCTGTCCATTGGACGAGGGCGGCGGTGCGAGCATTTCGAAATGCTGGGATTCCTCGGCTGTGCGATTTCGTCGCTTCGCTCGGAATGACACTCTTTGATAAGGAGTGCGCTTCGAGAATGTTGAGAATACGGCGGTCCATGCCGGTGGGGGGCGTGGCGTCGCGGAGGGCGTTGAGGACGCAGTCGATCTGATGGTCGTTTCGGTCTGGGCTCTGAGTTGGATTCATCGGTAGCCTGCTTTCTCGAGCCGTTCGCGGAGGCGTGTGCGTGCGCGGAAGAGGACGGAGCGCACGGCGGCCTCGGAGCGGCCGGTGATGGAGGCGATCTCTGCGGTTTCGAGTTCTTCGAGGGAGGAGAGCAGGAGGACCTGGCGTTCGAGCGCGGGGAGGCGTTCTATCTCGCGGAGGACGGTCTGCATGTGGCGTGCGTCTTCGAGGGCGCGGTCGGCTGGTGTACCGGGGGCGATGAGGGAGTCGACGAACTCAGAGCCGGCGGGGCGCGACTTGCGGCGGCGGAGGCGGTCGAGCGCGAGGTTCCAGGCGATGCGGACGAGCCAGGTGCGCTGGTCGCGGATGGCAGGCAGAGCGGCGGGGCGCTGGAGGACGCGGAGGAAGGTGTCCTGCACGACGTCTTCTGCATCGTCGTGGGAGTGAAGCAGCGAGTAGGCGACGCGGAAGAGCAGCGCGGAGTGCGTCTCGACGAGAGCGGCCAGGTCGATCTCCGACTCGGCGCTCTGAAGGGACGACAACAAGACCAGGCTTTCCTCGAACGATGCCATAAGTGTTCTTCTACCGTGACAGACGCATGAAGGGGAACTCCGTTCGGATTTTTTGGGGTATCGAATAGACTGCCGGGTACCCCGTCCTTCATGGCCTCATCGTGAAAGGTGGGAGGAACAGAACTTATCGCGCGGCGCGAACCATGTCCTCCACATCCGCAATCTTGTCCACGATCAGGTTCAGCTTCGACGACAACGCCTGAATCTCGGCCTCCGCCCGGCGATTTACGTCGAAGTCAAGCTCGCTGCGGAGACGGTCCTTCGTGTCCTGGCGGTTCTGGCTCATCATGATCACTGGGGCCTGGATCGCTGCCAGCATCGACAGGAACAGGTTCAGCAGAATAAATGGGTACGGGTCCCACGTATGCTTCTTCGCGAAGATGTTGATGCTCGTGTAGACGATCAACACCCCGAGGAACGACAGGATGAAATTCCAGGAGCCTCCAAACCGCGCCACGGTGTCGGCGATGCGCTCGCCAAAGCTCGCGTCTTCATCGATCATCACGTTCGCGTTGCGGTTCGCGCGCAACTGAATCAGCTTCTGCGAAGCATGAAACTGCCGCCCCAGTACCGTCAGCATGTCGAGCCCCGCCATCGGCTTGCGCTTCAGCAGCTCGGCGATGTCGTGGCGGTCCAGCTCCAGGCACACCGCCTCCTCCATCGCCATTGCGGCCGACTGGTGCGGCGTCCCATCCAGCATCGACGCAAAACCGAAGAACCCGCCATGCGGAGGCTCTTCGATCAGCACCTCCTGCTGGTCTTCGTCCACCGTCGTCACGCGCACCTTACCCGACATCATGATGTAGGCACGGCTTCCCGGATCGCCGATCTTGAATATCCTTTGCCGCGCCGCGAAGTGCTTGATGTCGACCTGCGCGGCAAGCACGGCAAGCTCTTCCTCATCCAGCAGCTCAAACAGCGGAACATGTCTCAACTCTTCAGGTGCGCAGGGCATAATGCAGGTCTCTCTTTCGCTCTCTCGAAGACACTTGAACCATGTGCACGAGAGGAAATCTTCCTATGCGAGTCGAAGATTAGCAGAGACGCCTTCATTGACGCCTCTCAATCTCTCGGGAAAAGCCACCAGCCGGGTGCCCCATAGCTGGGCCTCATCGCCAGACGTGGGTTCATTCGCGCAAAGCGCGAACCTATCCCACCATGAACAATTCGCCAAAGACGACGTATGCTACTTCAAAGCCATGCGAACCCTCGCCGCCGCGCTTCTGCTCACCGCCGCCACCGCCGCCCACGCCGCCGGACCCACCATCCGCCGCATCGACGGCTCGAAGATCTCCATCCCCGAGGCCGACGCTCTCGCCCGCCGCGTGCTCAGCGAAAACCACATCACCGGAGCGCAGATCGCCATCGTCAACGACGGCCAGCTTGCCTGGATCTCCGCCTACGGATATGCCGACCTTGATCGCCGCCTGCGCATGACACCCGAGACTCCCACCTGGGCCGCCTCCATCACCAAGCCCGTCTTCGCCACCTACGTGATGCAGCTAGCCGAGCAGGGCGTCATCAACCTCGACACGCCTCTCGCGCAGCTTCTGCCGCGACCGCTGGACACCTATCCCGCCTACAAGGACTCGGCATCGGAGCTCGTCCGCGACCCGCGCTTCGCCACCGTCACGCCGCGCATGCTGCTCTCGCACAGCTCGGGCCTCGCCAACTTCGCTATGGTCGAGCCCGACAAGAAGATGCACCTGCACTTCGCTCCCGGCACGGGTTACGCCTACTCCGGCGAAGGACTCAACCTGCTCCAGCTCGCCATTGAGCAGATCATGCAGAAGCCCCTCGAATACCTGATGAAGACAGCGATCTTCGACCCACTCAACATGACGCGCAGCTTCATGGTCTGGAACAACACCGTCTTCAACTACGCGGCCGCCGACCGCTACGACATGAACGAGAAGTTCATCTCGCACACGCAGCGCGACCACGCCCGCGCCGCCGGATCGCTCGTCACCACGGCCAACGATCTCGCCATCTTCGTCACCAACCTCTTCAGCAAACCGAAGACCGGCACCGCGCTGCGCATCACGCGCGACCTTACGGGCATGGCGGCGCAGAATAACAACGACGCGCCCGCCACACCGGCGCTGCTCAAACCCGAGAGCTTCAAGACCATGCTCACGCCCGTCATCCAGATCGACACCGAGCGCCAGTTCCCGACCTTCGACGAACCAAAGGGAACCGAAGCGCCTGCCGTCGGCCTCGCCTACGGCCTGGGCTGGGGTCTGCTCACCAAAACGAAGTTCGGCCCCGCCTTCTTCAAAGAAGGACACGGCGACGGCGCGCAGAACTACGTGATCTGCTTCACCAGACACAAGGACTGCATGATCATCCTCACCAACTCCGACAACGGCGAGCTCGCCTTCCAGCCGCTGCTCGAAGGCATCTTCGGAGATACCGTCACCCCATGGAAGTGGGAGAGCTATGACCGCGAATCGATCCTGGCTTCACGGGAGAAGAAATAGGAGAAAGGGTTTACCCCATAAAGTTGTCACCCTGAGCGAGCCGAAGGCGAGTCGAAGGACCTGTATTTTGCCTTCTCCGGCAACAGTTCAGGAAGAAAATGCAGGTCCTTCGACTCCGCTGCGCTCCGCTCAGGATGACAACCAAAGGGAACGTATAGATTGTTTGCTCAAGAAGGCACTAACAAGTCAGATCAAACGTAGGAGAAGATCGCTGCCACTACCCAGGCAATCCGCAGGCCTCATGATGTACCGCCGCACTCCCACGCTCGAGGTCTTCCTCGTGCACCCCGGCGGGCCCCTCTGGGCGAAGAAGGACCTCGCCGCGTGGACCATCCCCAAAGGCGAGTACACCGGCGACGAAGAACCACTCGCCGCCGCCATCCGCGAGTTCGCCGAAGAGACCGGCTTCATCGCTCCCGCCGCCCCACACCCTTACATCGACCTCGGCACCATCACGCAGCCTAACGGCAAGCTCGTCCGCGCCTGGGCCTTTGAGGGCGACTGCGACCCCGGCAGCCTCGTCTCCAACACCTGCACCATCGAGTGGCCGCCACGCACCGGCCGCGCCCTCACCATCCCTGAGGTCGACCGCGGCGCCTGGTTCACCCTCGTCAACGCCAGCGACCGCATCTTCAAAGGCCAGCAGCCTCTGCTCGAGCGGCTTGCGCAGACGCTCGTATAAAGCAAAAAGCCCGGCAACGTTCGAGTTGCTGTCACAAAGCCTGCTGTTGAAGTTAGGGTTACCCCCACAGCTTAGCTCGATGGTGGAGCCGGGACCTGCTGCGCGCGTGCAGGTGGCGCCACTGCCGCTCCGCGCAACCCGGCGAGGATCTGCGTCAGGTAGTCGTTCGCCGCGCCGGGATTGCTGGGCAGAAACAGCGTGTTGCTCCCGGCCCGCGCGCCGACCTCCTTCAGCGTGTCGAAGTACTGCGTCACCATCACCAGCGCCATCACGTCTTCGGCGGTCGTTCCCGGCACGGCGTCGCGGAAGTGCTCGATCGAGGCCCTGAGCCCGTCGATGATCGCCTGCCGCTCGGCAGCGATGCCCTGCCCTTGCAGCGCCTTCGACGCGGCTTCAGCCTCGGCCTGCTTCACCTTAAGGATCTTGTCGGCCTCGCCGCGCGCCTGTGCCGCGACCTGCGCGCGCTGGGCGGCGTTGATGTCGTTCATCGCCGTCTTCACCTTCACGTCGGGGATGATGTCAGTCACCAGCGCGGTAAGAATGTTGAAGCCGAAGCCGGACATGATCGAGTCGAGCTCCGTCTTCACGGCGACCGAGATGCCGGACTGCTGCTCGAAGGTCTCGTCGAGCGTGAGCTTGGGGACGTGTCCGAGGATCGAGTTGAAGACGAAGCTCTCAATCTGCTTCTGCGGGGCTGATAACTTGTAGAACGCATCGAAGATGCGGTCTTCGAGCACCTGGTATTGCACGCTCACCGGAATCTGCACGAAGACGTTGTCATGCGTCTTGGTCTCGACGGAGAACTGCGCCTGCTTCACCTGAAGGTCGACGATGAAGGCGCGCTCGGCGAAGGGAATCAGCACATGCAGGCCGGGCCGCACGATGCGGTTGAACTTGCCGAAGCGTTCGACCACGCCCGCCGTGTAGGTGCGCACGGTGAACAGCGTCTTGAGCACCGCAACCAGGACGATGACGCCGACGATGAAGAGAAGCACCAGCAGAAATGTATTCAGGACGTCCATATGCCTCACAGCGCGAGAACGCGCAAACCTCAATGCAGCGAGGATACATCAGCCGGCCGGTGGCCCCCGGCGTGAAATTCTATTGAGGCAGGCGGAAGTCGACGCGGACGGTAGTGACGATCTCAACTGCGCTGCCGTTTTCGATGTAAGGGCGGTAGCGCCACTTCGACACGGCATCCTCTGCGGCCGCTCGCAGGTGACGATCGCCGCTGACCGCGTGGGCATACTTCACGGCGCCTGAGGGCGTCACGACCACCTGAAGCTCGACGGGACCTTCAATCTGCTGGGTGCGCGCAGCTTCAGGATAGGCAGGCACGCGCGATGCGAGAAGATTTCTCGCCATGATGGCCGCGGGCACGCGCTCGAGCGATGCGCTGGCGGCCTCTTCAGCGTGCTGGCGCTCCAAAGCCTTTGCAGCGACAGAGGCTGCGATCGCCGCTTCGTCGGAATGCTTCTTCGCCGCGGGCTCAGCCTTCTCCTTGTGGACAGGGGGCGCAGCAACAGGCTTCGGCACCTTGACGGCAGGTTTCGATGCAACAGGGGCAGGCGGCTCCTTGGCAACAGCGGCCTCCTGTGGTGGCGGTGGTGTTTGAGCGTTCTGCGCGTCCGCCGTTGCACTTGTATCAGACTGGAGTGCCGGTGCGGGCGTTATCGGAGCAGGCGCAGGAGTCGCGGGGGCAGTCTCTACCGCGCTCTGCTCCGGCGCGGTCTCTACCGGCGCGTTCGTCTTCGCCTGACCGAGTGCATCTTTTGCCTTGATATATGTCGCGCGGATTGACGCGCCCGCCGATGCAAGCATCGTGTGCCCTGCCTGCGTGCGGCTGCCGTAGAATCCACCCGCGGCTACGGCGGCAATGACGACTGCGGCAATAACATAGCGCGCAGCGGAGCCGCCGCTCTGCTGCGCGGCATATCCGGAGAGCGGTGCGACGATCGACGGATCGTCCTCGGGATCAG from Acidobacteriota bacterium includes:
- a CDS encoding sodium:proton antiporter, which produces MKILELFSMMVATAAVFGWISRRWLRLPLTIGTMLLTVAVSLALLTASHFYPGLNVWAASLVGAIDFENLILHGLLSVLLFAGAFLLDLDALRRESAAVALLSVGGTAASTIATAAILFWALPLVGVPAPWIECLLFGALISPTDPIAVLEMLKRVGVPSNIQAQLAGESLFNDGVGAVIFLALLDASRGAAPTPAHFFGLLALEAGGGLALGVALAWVTSQLMRWTDAYQVEILLTIALATGGYALADRWHLSAPLAAVAAGIALRRFNATHPHTTIAHQSIDTFWEVIDEVQNAILFVLLGFEILAIPFSRVPLRTGALAVATVTLVRLGVVAGLIALLRIARRGYRSSVRILSWGGLRGGLSLALALAVPHDHGRTWILVATYSVVLFSIVVQGGSMDVVLKRLLSDATDRHR
- a CDS encoding YdeI/OmpD-associated family protein translates to MRAGNFDPRVDAYINRSATFAQPILEHLRELVHRTVPDIEESIKWSMPFFTYKGQMFGGIAAFKAHCGFGLFGAAMREQLKKDGFDGDGMGSLGKLTSVKDLPPNKVLIGYIKQAAALIDDGAKTMQRPRKAAKPAPEVPAELAAALKKNKAAQKVWSDFSPSCQREYTDWISEAKRVETKEKRVVQAVEWIAEGKQRNWKYQNC
- a CDS encoding RNA polymerase sigma factor, producing the protein MASFEESLVLLSSLQSAESEIDLAALVETHSALLFRVAYSLLHSHDDAEDVVQDTFLRVLQRPAALPAIRDQRTWLVRIAWNLALDRLRRRKSRPAGSEFVDSLIAPGTPADRALEDARHMQTVLREIERLPALERQVLLLSSLEELETAEIASITGRSEAAVRSVLFRARTRLRERLEKAGYR
- a CDS encoding DUF1003 domain-containing protein; this encodes MPCAPEELRHVPLFELLDEEELAVLAAQVDIKHFAARQRIFKIGDPGSRAYIMMSGKVRVTTVDEDQQEVLIEEPPHGGFFGFASMLDGTPHQSAAMAMEEAVCLELDRHDIAELLKRKPMAGLDMLTVLGRQFHASQKLIQLRANRNANVMIDEDASFGERIADTVARFGGSWNFILSFLGVLIVYTSINIFAKKHTWDPYPFILLNLFLSMLAAIQAPVIMMSQNRQDTKDRLRSELDFDVNRRAEAEIQALSSKLNLIVDKIADVEDMVRAAR
- a CDS encoding beta-lactamase family protein — protein: MRTLAAALLLTAATAAHAAGPTIRRIDGSKISIPEADALARRVLSENHITGAQIAIVNDGQLAWISAYGYADLDRRLRMTPETPTWAASITKPVFATYVMQLAEQGVINLDTPLAQLLPRPLDTYPAYKDSASELVRDPRFATVTPRMLLSHSSGLANFAMVEPDKKMHLHFAPGTGYAYSGEGLNLLQLAIEQIMQKPLEYLMKTAIFDPLNMTRSFMVWNNTVFNYAAADRYDMNEKFISHTQRDHARAAGSLVTTANDLAIFVTNLFSKPKTGTALRITRDLTGMAAQNNNDAPATPALLKPESFKTMLTPVIQIDTERQFPTFDEPKGTEAPAVGLAYGLGWGLLTKTKFGPAFFKEGHGDGAQNYVICFTRHKDCMIILTNSDNGELAFQPLLEGIFGDTVTPWKWESYDRESILASREKK
- a CDS encoding NUDIX domain-containing protein, encoding MMYRRTPTLEVFLVHPGGPLWAKKDLAAWTIPKGEYTGDEEPLAAAIREFAEETGFIAPAAPHPYIDLGTITQPNGKLVRAWAFEGDCDPGSLVSNTCTIEWPPRTGRALTIPEVDRGAWFTLVNASDRIFKGQQPLLERLAQTLV
- a CDS encoding SPFH domain-containing protein, producing the protein MDVLNTFLLVLLFIVGVIVLVAVLKTLFTVRTYTAGVVERFGKFNRIVRPGLHVLIPFAERAFIVDLQVKQAQFSVETKTHDNVFVQIPVSVQYQVLEDRIFDAFYKLSAPQKQIESFVFNSILGHVPKLTLDETFEQQSGISVAVKTELDSIMSGFGFNILTALVTDIIPDVKVKTAMNDINAAQRAQVAAQARGEADKILKVKQAEAEAASKALQGQGIAAERQAIIDGLRASIEHFRDAVPGTTAEDVMALVMVTQYFDTLKEVGARAGSNTLFLPSNPGAANDYLTQILAGLRGAAVAPPARAQQVPAPPSS